From a region of the Gossypium raimondii isolate GPD5lz chromosome 10, ASM2569854v1, whole genome shotgun sequence genome:
- the LOC105778120 gene encoding uncharacterized protein LOC105778120 encodes MATLVYRNRNLVEARSLLHVAVSSSHPEVVKLLSAAADESVVNGIDEEGWAPIHSAASIGNLEIMEILLSKGANVNS; translated from the exons ATGGCTACTCTGGTATATAGAAACAGAAACCTTGTTGAAGCAAGATCTCTTCTCCACGTCGCCGTCTCCTCCTCCCACCCCGAG GTGGTCAAACTACTCTCTGCCGCCGCTGATGAATCAGTGGTGAATGGTATCGATGAAGAAGGTTGGGCTCCCATTCACTCAGCCGCCAGCATTGGTAATTTGGAAATTATGGAAATCCTGTTGAGTAAAG GAGCAAATGTGAACTCTTGA
- the LOC105775393 gene encoding serine/threonine-protein kinase BLUS1 has translation MAYEQEDHPKLQFPLDSNSYNITAEIGAGVCSKVYTAQCLPINSTVVAIKSIDLDQSNADFRNLVGRETNTSSLLSHLNILNPHCSFTAGNRLWVVMPFMSGGSLESIISSSSPNGIQEQCIAIILKETLTALSYLHSQGHLHRDIKASNILLDDNGRVKLADFGVSSSFYASSSVYRLGTSTFSSQYWMAPEVIHSHKDYSFKADIWSFGITALVSTKKFSETFQDMVASCLDKDPANRPSAGELLKHPFFESCNGTSEFLVENLLRGLPSVEERFRAASKILQEGVGSYPNGDWVSGLLLHHLMSSIIEGNGNKDEEFEVHDPVFPVESTQAVIPCDDDGEEQQPAAGGRGNEVNAETMVNKLMALMTSLDDQKEKVNKIINQLGAETIDREDELEKENARLRLELEREREPNLKLIQVIKEEDQLLHQNERLRLELENEKLRLENEKLRLELEKLKMHISATSNTTTDDNN, from the coding sequence ATGGCGTATGAACAAGAAGATCATCCCAAGCTTCAGTTCCCTTTAGATTCCAACTCTTACAACATCACCGCTGAAATCGGTGCTGGTGTTTGTTCTAAAGTTTATACAGCCCAATGTCTTCCCATCAATTCAACTGTTGTTGCCATTAAATCCATCGATCTTGATCAGTCCAACGCCGATTTCCGCAACCTTGTCGGACGTGAAACCAACACCTCCTCGCTTCTTTCCCACCTCAACATCCTCAACCCTCATTGTTCCTTCACCGCCGGCAACCGTCTCTGGGTGGTTATGCCCTTTATGTCCGGCGGTTCTTTAGAGTCCATCATCTCATCTTCTTCCCCCAATGGCATACAAGAGCAATGCATTGCCATTATTCTCAAAGAAACCCTGACTGCATTGTCGTATCTTCACAGCCAAGGGCATTTGCATAGAGATATAAAGGCCAGTAACATCTTGTTGGACGATAACGGACGTGTTAAGCTTGCGGATTTCGGTGTTTCGTCATCGTTCTATGCGTCGAGTTCGGTTTACAGATTAGGTACTTCGACATTTTCGTCGCAATACTGGATGGCCCCAGAGGTGATTCATTCACATAAAGATTATAGTTTCAAAGCTGATATATGGTCTTTCGGTATAACTGCTCTTGTCTCCACCAAGAAGTTTTCAGAAACTTTTCAAGACATGGTCGCTTCTTGTCTCGACAAAGATCCTGCAAACCGACCCTCTGCAGGTGAGCTTTTGAAACATCCTTTCTTTGAGAGTTGCAATGGTACTTCGGAGTTTCTTGTGGAGAATTTGCTGCGTGGGTTGCCTAGTGTTGAAGAAAGGTTTAGGGCAGCAAGCAAGATTCTTCAGGAAGGTGTGGGTTCTTATCCTAATGGGGACTGGGTGTCTGGTCTGCTCCTTCACCATCTGATGTCATCGATAATTGAAGGGAACGGCAATAAAGACGAGGAGTTTGAGGTGCATGACCCTGTATTCCCCGTGGAGTCAACACAAGCGGTGATTCCATGTGACGATGATGGTGAAGAACAGCAACCGGCTGCAGGTGGCCGTGGCAATGAAGTTAATGCAGAAACAATGGTGAACAAACTGATGGCATTGATGACGAGTTTGGATGATCAAAAGGAGAAggtgaataaaataattaaccaGCTTGGAGCTGAAACGATCGACAGAGAAGATGAACTGGAGAAGGAGAATGCGAGGCTGAGATTGGAGTTAGAGCGTGAAAGGGAACCGAACTTGAAATTGATTCAAGTGATCAAAGAAGAAGATCAATTGTTGCACCAGAATGAGAGGCTGAGATTGGAGTTAGAGAATGAGAAGCTGAGATTGGAGAATGAGAAGCTGAGATTGGAGTTAGAGAAGCTCAAAATGCACATTTCTGCTACATCAAACACTACTACTGATGACAACAATTGA